Proteins from a single region of Rana temporaria chromosome 5, aRanTem1.1, whole genome shotgun sequence:
- the ZHX2 gene encoding zinc fingers and homeoboxes protein 2 encodes MASKRKSTTPCMVRASELVDQDDQDMDIISNANTPSPEIEKDWAGDKEKAAENNEAVESKPPENQSKRLQGGYECKYCPYVTQNLNEFTEHVDMQHPNVILNPLYVCAECNFTTKKYDSLSEHNSKNHPGESNFKLKLMKRNNQTILEQSIEGGGGGDSSTHDNTETDDNASGISIPKMPIMKLGKSRLDGRRTSRRNVESLLDFKFGISASLPEMNGISGDGLTHVMPSVQLPPNIHLLPKVAVPLNSNKYNSALDTNVTLISSFNKFPYPTQAELSWLTAASKHPEEQIRIWFATQRLKHGISWSPEEVEEARKKMFNGTIQSVPQTFTVLPAPLTTTAKIAQPIIQTAVPCQFIGQPGLVFTQVTNAPVVTLPSVPVSIGTTPSQTQKRTMQSPQEAPEPKRQSTGQVPSPSTHRSHSVSSRNERKKTHEQIGLLKASFVVSQFPDDAEVYRLIDATGLARGEIKKWFSDHRYRSQRGLVNITSETLIKDQLSGRTRRPYHYRGLSQKNALTTEDQIQCLENSFVKNPYPTQAEITCLRSEVKMSRRDIDLWFSDRRKMKDSVEQEVLDSMGSENDGFINGATTHSGGSSPQIKSRQEQLHLLKSTFARTQWPSPQEYDQLAAQTGLVRTEIVKWFKDHRCVLRTGSLRWMEQYRKNYERSLEERKRFIKMVSATKAGKEILVEYFQEYGQLHEEDLDLLMLKSKMNSEEIKVCLGEMQEQAALDQLDIDQDDKYDTESEPKDWNRSLHDDEDIISDGGDSWSHPGPDTLDDTVDYEYENTPNEDSNQV; translated from the coding sequence ATGGCTAGCAAGAGAAAGTCTACAACACCATGCATGGTCCGGGCTTCTGAGCTTGTAGACCAAGATGATCAGGATATGGACATTATAAGTAATGCCAATACACCCAGTCCTGAAATCGAGAAAGACTGGGCTGGGGACAAGGAAAAGGCTGCTGAGAACAATGAAGCGGTGGAAAGTAAGCCTCCTGAAAATCAATCCAAAAGGCTTCAGGGTGGTTACGAGTGCAAGTATTGTCCATACGTAACGCAGAACCTTAATGAATTTACTGAACATGTAGATATGCAACACCCAAACGTCATTCTTAATCCTCTCTATGTTTGTGCTGAATGTAAtttcacaacaaaaaaatatgattctCTATCCGAGCACAATTCAAAGAATCACCCCGGAGAGAGCAACTTCAAATTAAAACTCATGAAGCGCAATAATCAGACTATCTTGGAACAATCCATcgagggtggtggtggtggtgattctAGCACCCACGACAACACTGAGACTGATGATAATGCGTCAGGCATATCAATTCCTAAAATGCCCATTATGAAGCTTGGAAAAAGCCGATTGGATGGAAGGAGGACATCAAGGAGGAATGTGGAATCTTTGCTTGACTTTAAATTTGGCATCAGTGCATCTCTCCCGGAAATGAACGGCATTTCTGGGGATGGTCTAACTCACGTCATGCCATCTGTTCAACTTCCACCCAACATCCACCTTCTTCCAAAAGTTGCGGTGCCCCTGAACAGCAACAAATATAACTCGGCGCTTGACACTAATGTAACTTTGATCAGTTCATTTAACAAATTTCCTTACCCAACACAGGCAGAGCTGTCATGGTTGACTGCGGCTTCAAAACACCCTGAAGAGCAAATTAGAATCTGGTTTGCTACCCAGAGATTAAAGCATGGTATAAGTTGGTCCCCGGAAGAGGTAGAGGAGGCCAGAAAGaaaatgttcaatgggactatTCAGTCTGTTCCCCAGACCTTCACAGTATTACCAGCCCCCTTAACTACTACGGCTAAAATTGCACAGCCGATTATCCAGACTGCAGTACCGTGTCAATTCATCGGTCAGCCCGGTCTAGTTTTCACTCAAGTAACAAATGCTCCTGTGGTTACGCTTCCTTCAGTCCCTGTTAGTATTGGCACTACTCCAAGTCAAACCCAGAAACGCACCATGCAGAGCCCCCAAGAGGCTCCTGAGCCAAAGCGTCAGAGTACCGGACAGGTTCCCTCTCCATCTACTCACAGGTCACATTCTGTGTCCTCAAGAAATGAGCGCAAAAAGACCCATGAACAGATAGGGCTTTTGAAAGCTAGTTTTGTGGTGAGCCAGTTCCCTGATGATGCCGAAGTTTACAGGTTAATAGATGCTACTGGCTTGGCCAGAGGTGAAATTAAGAAATGGTTTAGCGACCACAGGTATAGAAGTCAGAGAGGTCTTGTTAATATCACCAGTGAAACCTTAATCAAAGACCAGCTGTCTGGCCGGACCCGTCGCCCTTATCATTACAGGGGTTTGAGCCAAAAGAATGCACTGACGACAGAGGATCAAATTCAATGTCTTGAAAATAGTTTTGTGAAAAACCCATATCCCACACAAGCGGAAATTACTTGCTTGCGATCGGAGGTAAAAATGTCCAGAAGAGACATCGATTTGTGGTTCTCCGATAGAAGAAAGATGAAAGATTCCGTGGAGCAAGAAGTTTTAGACTCTATGGGCTCTGAAAACGATGGATTTATCAACGGGGCAACGACGCATTCTGGGGGCTCTTCCCCACAAATCAAATCAAGACAGGAGCAGCTCCATCTCTTAAAAAGTACCTTTGCGAGAACCCAGTGGCCGTCTCCACAGGAGTACGACCAACTAGCAGCACAGACTGGGCTCGTTAGGACGGAAATTGTAAAATGGTTTAAGGATCACCGCTGTGTTCTCCGAACTGGCAGTTTAAGATGGATGGAGCAATACCGCAAAAATTATGAACGCTCTTTAGAAGAACGAAAAAGGTTCATCAAAATGGTGTCGGCCACAAAGGCAGGCAAAGAGATTCTAGTGGAGTATTTCCAGGAATATGGCCAGCTGCACGAAGAGGACCTTGATCTTCTTATGCTCAAGTCTAAAATGAATTCTGAGGAAATCAAGGTTTGTTTAGGGGAAATGCAGGAACAAGCGGCTCTAGATCAGCTTGACATTGATCAGGATGATAAATACGATACGGAGAGTGAACCCAAGGACTGGAACAGGTCATTACATGATGATGAGGACATTATTTCAGATGGTGGGGACAGCTGGAGCCATCCTGGACCGGATACCCTAGATGACACGGTGGACTATGAGTATGAAAATACTCCCAACGAGGACTCCAACCAG